From one Comamonas piscis genomic stretch:
- the lapB gene encoding lipopolysaccharide assembly protein LapB, whose amino-acid sequence MEFDISWILMGFPAAFVLGWLASRFDLRQLRRENRSAPKAYFKGLNFLLNEQQDKAIDAFIEAVQNDPDTAELHFALGNLFRRRGEYSRAVRVHEHLLSRADISKPERERAQHALALDFMKAGLLDRAEDALARLEHTPYENEARLSRLAIYERAHDWPQAVQIARLMHSHNQGDYSVRIAHYLCEQALGQQAQGQLDAAKDLLQQAQSEAPHAPRPRIELAHLQHKSGDPVQALGSLMALASVSPSSVPLVAPLMLELVKTDKRKPQVRALLVANYHSSPSLDVMQSLVQLDEFARVENADGPVGRDWYVEHLRHEPSLVAAGRWLAQETLSHEEHHPAVQRALDNAAKPLTRYRCAACGFEARQHFWQCPGCQSWDSYPPRRVEEQ is encoded by the coding sequence ATGGAATTTGACATCTCCTGGATCCTGATGGGCTTTCCAGCCGCCTTTGTGCTGGGCTGGCTGGCATCCCGTTTCGATTTACGCCAGCTCCGACGCGAGAACCGCAGCGCCCCCAAGGCTTACTTCAAGGGGCTGAACTTTCTGCTCAACGAGCAGCAGGACAAGGCCATCGACGCCTTCATTGAGGCTGTGCAAAACGACCCCGATACTGCCGAGCTGCACTTTGCGCTGGGCAACCTGTTCCGCCGCCGGGGCGAATACAGCCGTGCCGTGCGCGTTCATGAACACCTGCTCTCGCGCGCCGACATCAGCAAGCCTGAACGCGAGCGTGCCCAGCATGCGCTGGCCCTGGATTTCATGAAGGCAGGCCTGCTTGACCGTGCTGAAGACGCACTTGCCCGGCTGGAGCACACCCCTTACGAGAACGAAGCGCGTCTGTCACGTCTGGCCATCTATGAGCGCGCCCATGATTGGCCACAGGCCGTGCAGATCGCGCGCCTGATGCACAGCCACAACCAGGGCGACTACAGCGTACGCATTGCACATTACCTCTGCGAACAGGCGCTGGGCCAACAAGCCCAAGGCCAGCTCGACGCTGCAAAGGACTTGTTGCAGCAAGCCCAGTCGGAGGCGCCCCATGCACCACGCCCCCGGATCGAGCTCGCCCACCTACAGCACAAGAGCGGCGATCCCGTGCAGGCACTGGGATCGCTGATGGCGCTAGCCTCAGTGTCACCTTCTTCGGTGCCTTTGGTGGCGCCGCTGATGCTGGAGCTGGTCAAGACCGACAAGCGCAAGCCGCAGGTACGCGCGCTGCTGGTGGCCAACTACCACAGTTCGCCGTCGCTGGATGTGATGCAGAGCCTGGTGCAGCTGGACGAATTTGCCCGAGTGGAAAATGCGGACGGTCCGGTTGGACGCGATTGGTATGTCGAGCATTTGCGCCATGAGCCCTCGTTGGTGGCCGCCGGCCGCTGGCTGGCGCAAGAAACGCTCAGCCATGAAGAGCACCACCCTGCTGTGCAGCGTGCACTGGACAATGCCGCCAAACCCCTCACCCGCTACCGCTGCGCCGCCTGCGGCTTCGAGGCACGGCAGCATTTTTGGCAGTGCCCGGGCTGCCAATCCTGGGACAGCTACCCGCCTCGCCGGGTAGAAGAGCAGTAA
- a CDS encoding LapA family protein, with amino-acid sequence MKYLLWLLKAVIFFTLFAFALNNQRDVVVHLFFGTQWQAPLVLVVLLAFSGGVIVGIIGMVPRWWKHRKAAQRAAAAQTAAAEPTPPNNAPADAPLPLPPHGI; translated from the coding sequence ATGAAATACCTGCTGTGGCTGCTCAAAGCTGTCATCTTCTTCACCCTGTTTGCATTTGCGCTCAATAACCAGCGGGATGTGGTGGTGCACCTGTTCTTTGGCACCCAATGGCAGGCTCCCCTCGTTCTGGTTGTGCTGCTCGCCTTCAGCGGAGGCGTGATTGTCGGCATCATCGGCATGGTGCCGCGCTGGTGGAAGCACCGCAAAGCCGCCCAGCGCGCAGCAGCTGCGCAAACCGCAGCGGCTGAGCCCACCCCTCCCAACAACGCCCCTGCGGACGCCCCCCTCCCGCTGCCCCCTCATGGAATTTGA
- a CDS encoding recombinase family protein yields MSTSASSTPRVFAYCRVSTSDQTTSNQLQEIAGAGFEVSPRRAITETVSGSVAASERPGWASLLAKLEAGDVVVVTKLDRLGRNAMDVRTTVDTLAAEGIRVYCLALGGMDLTSPAGRMTMGVIAAVAEFEKDLLIERTQAGLTRAKAEGKSLGRPKSLTDEETQEVLRRLAAGEAVAAIARAMGTSRQTVMRIRQGNLEAV; encoded by the coding sequence ATGTCCACCAGCGCCAGCAGCACCCCTAGAGTCTTTGCCTACTGCCGTGTCTCTACCTCAGACCAGACTACCTCCAATCAGCTACAGGAGATCGCTGGAGCGGGCTTTGAGGTCTCCCCTAGGCGAGCCATCACTGAGACCGTTAGCGGCTCTGTAGCGGCCTCTGAGCGCCCTGGATGGGCCTCCCTGCTCGCCAAGCTGGAGGCTGGGGATGTGGTGGTGGTCACCAAGCTGGATCGACTAGGGCGGAATGCTATGGATGTGCGGACCACGGTAGATACCCTTGCTGCTGAGGGAATTCGGGTCTATTGCCTAGCCCTTGGTGGGATGGACCTCACGAGTCCAGCGGGCCGGATGACCATGGGGGTTATTGCCGCTGTAGCTGAGTTTGAGAAAGACCTACTCATCGAGAGGACTCAGGCAGGGCTGACCAGAGCGAAGGCTGAGGGCAAGAGCCTGGGGAGACCCAAGAGCCTGACCGATGAGGAGACTCAGGAGGTCCTCAGGAGGCTTGCTGCTGGTGAGGCTGTAGCTGCAATCGCTAGGGCTATGGGGACCAGTCGTCAGACCGTTATGCGGATCAGGCAGGGTAATCTAGAGGCGGTCTAA
- a CDS encoding DUF6538 domain-containing protein: MARGAVGLHLRKGSSIYQLRVAVPEGLKSTYGTDRIRESLETSDRQEAILKANRRRTELLEEFEAKSKVLNPKALDVITPELAQVLADGARRRVLQGDRSRRQGNDPIFNALSQAALSRLPFMPNPDGSITLPERDPLDGLSLWETIGLEVLNGRQFQEAGEDLARMNLRSVLPLLQADALAMGFTVIRETGGLKEALYAYLSAYRMGWQEATQRDAGEPIETDNPLPLTFAPKDSTGALAASKSHTNTTLMEVYGRWLKIKTRTTSTEQAYKLAVEWCEGHLGRPLYVQRVTREQGDSFRSWLQESDRGIGKKTARDRLTAIKSLLIYAYRELGLIDKQPWEGLDIRVPKTPTRRSWKEEELQTLFGQPLFQAYDTPKGSKSGSDSAYWIPLLGLYTGARIGELAQLRTTDITDEDGTPVLRITDEDGKRLKTDASRRSIPIHPELIRLGLLEYAEAIRKAGHASLWPILTLPPERPGLNISNWFGQYRRDSGLTEAYPDFHSFRHLVRTRMSKAKIPEKVQDAITGHETQGSIGTRVYQGIDLEDRLEAILSLSYSSISLPRVYTSPRLEKASRGRQKGYKVKTKED; this comes from the coding sequence ATGGCAAGAGGAGCGGTGGGCCTCCATCTACGGAAAGGCTCCTCCATTTACCAGTTGCGTGTAGCAGTACCCGAAGGCCTCAAGAGCACATACGGCACTGACCGCATCCGGGAGAGCCTTGAGACCTCCGACCGGCAAGAGGCAATCCTCAAGGCAAACCGCAGGCGCACTGAGCTACTGGAGGAGTTTGAGGCCAAGAGCAAGGTCCTCAACCCCAAAGCCCTAGATGTCATCACTCCGGAGCTGGCGCAGGTCCTAGCCGATGGTGCACGCCGTAGAGTCCTCCAGGGAGACCGGAGCCGAAGGCAGGGGAATGACCCCATCTTCAATGCTCTATCCCAGGCAGCCCTATCCCGACTCCCCTTCATGCCGAATCCGGATGGCTCCATTACTCTGCCCGAGAGGGACCCTCTGGATGGTCTCTCGCTATGGGAGACAATCGGCCTAGAGGTACTGAACGGCAGGCAGTTTCAGGAGGCCGGGGAGGACCTAGCTCGGATGAATCTCCGATCTGTCTTGCCACTCCTTCAGGCTGATGCTCTGGCCATGGGCTTCACCGTTATCAGGGAGACCGGAGGCCTGAAGGAGGCGCTCTATGCCTACCTATCAGCCTACCGCATGGGCTGGCAGGAAGCCACCCAGAGGGACGCAGGAGAGCCTATTGAGACGGATAACCCCCTACCCCTCACCTTTGCACCAAAGGACTCCACAGGGGCTCTAGCGGCCTCCAAAAGCCACACTAATACCACCCTCATGGAGGTCTATGGCCGCTGGCTGAAGATCAAGACCCGAACCACATCCACAGAACAGGCTTACAAGCTGGCGGTAGAGTGGTGCGAAGGGCATCTAGGCAGACCTCTGTATGTCCAACGGGTGACCAGAGAACAGGGGGACTCATTCAGGTCATGGCTGCAGGAATCAGATAGAGGGATCGGCAAGAAGACTGCCCGGGACAGGCTCACGGCCATCAAGTCTTTACTGATCTATGCCTACAGGGAACTGGGACTGATTGACAAACAGCCCTGGGAAGGTCTGGACATCAGAGTCCCCAAGACTCCCACCCGCAGGAGCTGGAAGGAAGAGGAGCTACAGACGCTATTTGGTCAACCCTTATTCCAAGCCTATGACACCCCCAAGGGCTCCAAGAGTGGAAGCGATTCAGCCTATTGGATTCCCCTGCTAGGTCTCTATACCGGAGCCCGCATAGGAGAGCTGGCGCAGCTACGGACCACAGACATCACAGATGAAGACGGAACCCCAGTCCTGCGCATCACGGATGAGGACGGGAAACGACTAAAGACAGATGCCTCCCGGAGGTCCATCCCCATTCACCCCGAACTGATCCGGCTAGGCCTGCTGGAGTATGCGGAAGCCATCCGCAAGGCAGGTCATGCGAGCCTCTGGCCGATCCTCACATTGCCACCAGAGAGACCAGGGCTCAACATTTCCAATTGGTTCGGTCAATACCGCAGGGATAGCGGCCTAACTGAAGCCTATCCAGACTTCCACTCCTTCAGGCATCTGGTCAGGACCCGCATGTCCAAGGCCAAGATACCAGAGAAGGTCCAGGATGCCATCACAGGACACGAGACGCAGGGCAGCATAGGAACCAGGGTCTACCAAGGTATTGACCTAGAGGACCGGCTAGAAGCCATCCTGAGCCTCTCCTACAGCTCCATTAGCCTCCCGAGGGTCTACACCTCGCCACGCCTGGAGAAGGCCTCCAGAGGCCGCCAGAAGGGCTACAAGGTCAAGACCAAAGAAGACTAG
- the dnaX gene encoding DNA polymerase III subunit gamma/tau: protein MSYLVLARKYRPRNFSEMVGQEHVVQALSNALVQQRLHHAYLFTGTRGVGKTTVSRILAKSLNCTGVDGHGGITAAPCGVCPACTEIDSGRFPDYTELDAASNRGVDEVQGLLEQAVYKPAQGRFKVFMIDEVHMLTNTAFNAMLKTLEEPPEYLKFVLATTDPQKVPVTVLSRCLQFNLRPMAPETIQEHLGRVLVQEQIASEPQALRLLSRSARGSMRDALSLTDQAIAFGGGQLQEASVRQMLGAVDSSHVFGLIDALARGDGAAVVDTVDQLRHQGLSAASTLEDMAVQLQRMAVLQAVPDKARASAAEDDVDQQEVLRLSQEMPADETQLLYSIALHGRAELGLAPDEYAALTMALLRLLAFKPAGSAEKKTLNNALAQPPKAPTPTPPPPAAATIPAAAAPVAVSAPPASLQPAAAVRAPTPAPTPTSAPAPTPVVAAAEVQLPPAIAPVVDAVKLPVRTAEDLIPTRVAAPLAPVAVEPPTPAQTEQELVEEEQPQSHDDDAAPLADNEGDDDGDIPSSSADDDAPYFDEVPAEAYADDEDTVSAGAPAAEANTAGLPPVAEERASLIALPVQTPQASDFDRPANFGENLGRVPAEFEDTAEGRFWNDTVTQLVQAEAVTAVARQLALRSQLLKRDADEWQLRVDLESLAQPGTVERLRTALVAAGLVGKIQVSVGAVDDSPARRKAHAVQARQRAAEATVRQDPYVQSLIQQFGAKIVPGSIQPL, encoded by the coding sequence ATGTCTTATCTTGTTCTCGCTCGCAAATACCGTCCACGGAATTTTTCTGAAATGGTAGGCCAGGAGCATGTGGTGCAGGCGCTGTCCAATGCGCTGGTGCAGCAGCGCTTGCACCATGCCTATCTGTTTACGGGAACCCGTGGCGTGGGCAAGACGACGGTTTCGCGCATCTTGGCCAAGTCGCTCAACTGCACCGGCGTTGATGGCCATGGTGGCATCACTGCCGCACCTTGCGGCGTCTGCCCGGCCTGCACAGAGATCGACAGCGGGCGTTTTCCTGATTACACCGAGCTGGATGCCGCGTCCAACCGGGGAGTGGATGAAGTGCAGGGCTTGTTGGAGCAGGCCGTGTACAAGCCAGCGCAGGGCCGCTTCAAGGTCTTCATGATCGACGAAGTGCACATGCTCACCAATACCGCTTTCAACGCGATGTTGAAGACCTTGGAAGAACCGCCCGAGTACCTGAAGTTTGTGCTGGCCACCACCGATCCGCAGAAGGTGCCGGTCACGGTGCTGTCGCGCTGCCTGCAGTTCAACCTGCGTCCGATGGCGCCCGAGACTATTCAAGAGCACCTGGGCCGTGTGCTGGTGCAAGAGCAGATTGCTTCTGAGCCCCAGGCGCTGCGTTTGCTGTCGCGCTCGGCCCGTGGCTCCATGCGCGATGCGCTGTCGCTGACCGACCAGGCCATCGCCTTTGGCGGCGGCCAGTTGCAGGAAGCCAGCGTGCGGCAGATGCTGGGCGCCGTCGATTCCAGCCATGTGTTCGGCCTGATTGATGCGCTGGCGCGCGGTGATGGCGCCGCGGTGGTCGATACCGTCGACCAGCTGCGCCACCAAGGCCTGTCTGCAGCTTCCACTTTGGAAGACATGGCCGTGCAACTGCAGCGCATGGCGGTATTGCAGGCGGTCCCCGATAAGGCGCGTGCATCAGCCGCTGAGGACGATGTCGACCAGCAAGAAGTGCTGCGCCTGTCCCAGGAAATGCCTGCCGATGAAACCCAGCTGCTCTACAGCATTGCCTTGCACGGCCGCGCTGAACTGGGCTTGGCGCCCGATGAATACGCCGCGCTGACAATGGCCTTGCTGCGGCTGCTGGCCTTCAAGCCTGCGGGCTCGGCTGAAAAAAAAACTCTGAATAATGCGCTAGCGCAGCCTCCCAAAGCGCCCACGCCCACGCCCCCGCCCCCAGCGGCTGCGACCATACCGGCTGCTGCCGCGCCGGTCGCAGTATCCGCCCCACCAGCGTCTTTGCAGCCAGCTGCAGCAGTCCGGGCGCCCACGCCAGCGCCTACACCTACCTCAGCACCTGCGCCAACCCCGGTCGTTGCAGCAGCTGAAGTGCAGCTGCCACCGGCCATCGCCCCCGTGGTGGATGCCGTCAAACTGCCGGTCCGCACGGCCGAGGACCTGATTCCCACCCGTGTGGCCGCGCCCTTGGCCCCCGTGGCGGTGGAGCCTCCTACGCCGGCCCAGACCGAGCAGGAGCTGGTGGAGGAGGAGCAGCCGCAGTCGCACGACGACGACGCAGCGCCCCTGGCCGATAACGAAGGCGATGATGACGGCGACATCCCAAGCAGCAGCGCCGACGACGATGCGCCGTACTTCGATGAAGTGCCTGCTGAAGCCTATGCTGACGACGAAGATACCGTGTCGGCAGGCGCCCCGGCTGCTGAGGCAAATACAGCGGGTCTGCCACCGGTGGCAGAAGAGCGCGCTAGCTTGATTGCCTTGCCGGTGCAGACACCGCAGGCCAGTGATTTTGACCGGCCGGCCAACTTTGGCGAGAACCTGGGCCGGGTGCCTGCGGAGTTTGAAGACACGGCGGAGGGCCGGTTCTGGAACGATACCGTCACCCAGCTGGTGCAGGCCGAGGCCGTGACTGCGGTTGCACGCCAACTGGCGCTGCGCTCACAGCTCCTCAAGCGCGATGCCGATGAATGGCAACTGCGGGTGGATCTGGAATCTTTGGCCCAGCCGGGGACCGTCGAGCGCCTGCGCACCGCCTTGGTGGCCGCTGGCTTGGTCGGCAAAATCCAGGTGTCGGTCGGTGCGGTGGATGACAGCCCCGCGCGGCGCAAGGCCCATGCCGTGCAGGCCCGCCAGCGCGCTGCCGAGGCCACCGTACGCCAAGACCCCTATGTCCAGTCTTTGATACAGCAATTTGGCGCGAAAATAGTGCCCGGCAGCATTCAGCCTCTATGA
- a CDS encoding YbaB/EbfC family nucleoid-associated protein: MFNKGQLAGLMKQAQAMQDNLKKAQDDLANIEVEGESGAGLVKVLMTCKHDVKRVTIDPSLLSEDKDMLEDLVAAAFNAAVRKAEETSNEKMSKISAGMPGLPGGMKLPF; encoded by the coding sequence ATGTTCAACAAAGGACAACTCGCTGGTTTGATGAAGCAAGCCCAGGCCATGCAGGACAACCTCAAGAAAGCCCAGGATGACCTGGCCAATATCGAGGTCGAAGGCGAGTCCGGCGCGGGTCTGGTCAAGGTGCTGATGACCTGCAAGCATGATGTCAAGCGCGTCACCATTGACCCGAGCCTGCTGTCCGAAGACAAGGACATGCTCGAAGACCTGGTGGCCGCCGCCTTCAACGCTGCGGTGCGCAAGGCTGAAGAAACCAGCAATGAAAAAATGAGCAAGATCTCCGCCGGCATGCCGGGCCTGCCTGGTGGCATGAAGCTCCCGTTCTAA
- the recR gene encoding recombination mediator RecR produces the protein MSDTGTLEALVQALRRLPGVGVKSASRMAFHLLQNDREGAELLSRALHEASSRVRHCERCHTFTENPVCDTCLDDGRDAARLCVVETPADQAALERTGAYKGYYYVLMGRLSPLDGIGPRDIGVQQLLQRASDGVVQEVILATNFTAEGEATAHVISEALQRKGVGFTRLARGVPIGSELEYVDLGTIAHALADRR, from the coding sequence ATGTCTGATACCGGCACCCTGGAAGCCCTGGTACAGGCGCTGCGCCGCCTGCCGGGCGTCGGCGTCAAGTCGGCCTCGCGCATGGCCTTCCACCTGCTGCAAAACGACCGAGAGGGCGCTGAGCTGCTCTCGCGCGCCTTGCATGAGGCCAGCAGCCGCGTGCGCCATTGTGAGCGCTGCCATACCTTTACCGAAAACCCCGTCTGTGACACCTGCCTCGACGACGGGCGCGATGCCGCTCGCCTGTGCGTCGTGGAGACCCCTGCCGACCAGGCAGCGTTGGAGCGTACGGGTGCCTACAAAGGCTATTACTACGTGCTGATGGGGCGTTTGTCGCCGCTCGATGGCATTGGACCGCGCGATATTGGCGTGCAGCAACTGCTGCAGCGCGCCAGCGATGGGGTGGTGCAAGAGGTTATTCTGGCCACCAACTTCACCGCCGAAGGCGAGGCCACCGCGCATGTCATCTCTGAGGCCTTGCAGCGCAAGGGTGTAGGCTTTACGCGCTTGGCGCGGGGTGTGCCCATTGGCAGCGAGCTGGAGTACGTGGACCTGGGCACGATTGCCCATGCGCTGGCGGACCGCCGCTGA
- a CDS encoding MFS transporter produces the protein MQSTAVSKRNILAAVIGNALEWYDFLVFAFMTPIVAKLFFPSNPNDPSDDLNRILMTTAVFGVGFFMRPVGGILLGLYGDRKGRKAAMVMVTGIMAVAIALITFAPTYQGVGIWAPIFIVLARLLQGFAAGGEFGTSTALLIELAPKGKRGFYGSWQMTGQMAALLIGAAVGTLITDFFTQEQLMSWAWRIPFAVGLLIVPVAIYIRRHVEEPETFVKMQAAQKAGTVKQVGVVEMLRTHARETLVGMGLVVTATVSIYITFTYLVTYSTVTLKLPLHDTFMVQMAGAALMVVLMPFMGAWSDRVGRRPLMIGSLLGYLLVLYPLYAWLTDGPTISKLMTVQVVVCLFVSVFFGVFSTVMAELFPANVRSVGMSMAYNVAVMVFGGFAQFIVTWLIKTTGSTMSPAFYVMFGVTLGLIAAFFIRDRAHDDNLDGDMV, from the coding sequence GTGCAATCTACTGCTGTATCCAAGCGAAATATTCTGGCCGCTGTCATTGGCAATGCGCTCGAATGGTATGACTTTCTGGTCTTTGCGTTCATGACGCCCATTGTGGCGAAGCTGTTTTTCCCCTCCAACCCCAACGATCCCAGCGATGACCTGAACCGCATCTTGATGACGACGGCCGTCTTTGGCGTGGGCTTCTTTATGCGGCCAGTGGGCGGCATCCTGCTGGGCCTGTATGGCGACCGCAAGGGCCGCAAGGCGGCTATGGTCATGGTCACCGGCATCATGGCCGTTGCCATCGCCTTGATCACCTTTGCGCCTACTTATCAGGGTGTGGGGATCTGGGCGCCGATCTTTATCGTGCTGGCGCGTTTGCTGCAAGGCTTTGCCGCAGGTGGTGAGTTCGGTACTTCGACAGCCTTGTTGATCGAGCTTGCGCCCAAGGGCAAGCGCGGTTTTTATGGCTCCTGGCAGATGACGGGCCAGATGGCAGCGTTGCTGATTGGTGCTGCTGTGGGCACCCTGATTACCGACTTCTTCACCCAGGAGCAGCTGATGTCCTGGGCATGGCGCATTCCGTTTGCGGTGGGCCTGTTGATTGTGCCGGTCGCCATCTATATCCGCCGCCATGTAGAAGAGCCTGAGACCTTTGTGAAGATGCAGGCTGCGCAAAAGGCCGGTACCGTCAAGCAAGTGGGCGTCGTCGAGATGCTGCGCACCCATGCGCGTGAGACCCTGGTGGGCATGGGCCTGGTGGTGACCGCGACGGTGTCCATCTACATCACCTTCACCTACTTGGTGACCTACTCGACGGTTACCCTCAAGCTGCCCCTGCATGACACCTTCATGGTGCAAATGGCCGGTGCGGCGCTGATGGTCGTGCTGATGCCCTTCATGGGCGCCTGGTCGGACCGCGTGGGCCGCCGCCCGCTGATGATCGGCTCGCTGCTGGGCTACCTGCTGGTGCTCTATCCGCTGTATGCCTGGCTGACCGATGGTCCCACCATTTCCAAGCTGATGACCGTGCAGGTGGTAGTCTGCCTGTTTGTGTCGGTGTTCTTTGGCGTGTTCAGCACGGTGATGGCTGAGCTGTTCCCGGCCAATGTGCGCTCGGTCGGCATGTCCATGGCCTACAACGTGGCCGTGATGGTGTTTGGCGGCTTCGCCCAGTTCATCGTGACCTGGCTGATCAAGACCACGGGCTCGACCATGTCGCCCGCGTTCTATGTGATGTTCGGCGTGACCTTGGGCCTCATTGCTGCCTTCTTCATCCGAGACCGCGCGCACGACGACAATCTAGACGGCGATATGGTGTAG
- a CDS encoding EAL domain-containing protein has translation MVFTSPAPPIAWQPIKDADGNVVGHEIFNRSRTASAHTLESDLALTHAVLSPIEPAQLLGAGLLFLNTTFESLRGSHLDLLPAHQVVLEIPSLGHAASSEAMARRPALEALRAKGFALAFNHSVLDSSYAPWHDLVNYLKIDFSVLSAERAVLMLQWARRISGATLVADKIESSAQLQLAQENKAHLLQGYAVSRPEPIAARVVLPSTADVAALAEALSNQADTPALVELLQHRPALMFNLLRMAQSQSLEARRPFLSLQELVEAYPAEHLKAWETMLQAVAAKIPQLPQIQQCEKAYPRLSAALAAKAQVQWPDVPAVQLHLVAAALLLGHILGLTVDQSASQLLPGSLAHTVHLLAAEWQSMLPVLA, from the coding sequence ATGGTGTTTACGTCGCCCGCACCCCCCATTGCCTGGCAACCGATCAAAGATGCCGACGGCAACGTCGTCGGCCACGAGATATTCAACCGCTCTCGCACGGCGTCGGCCCACACCCTGGAATCCGATCTGGCGCTGACCCATGCCGTGCTGTCGCCCATCGAGCCCGCGCAATTGCTGGGCGCAGGGCTGCTGTTCCTGAACACGACCTTTGAGAGCCTGCGCGGCAGCCATCTTGATCTGCTGCCAGCCCACCAGGTGGTGCTGGAGATTCCCTCGCTGGGCCATGCCGCATCCTCCGAAGCGATGGCCCGCCGCCCTGCTCTGGAAGCGCTGCGCGCCAAGGGCTTTGCGCTGGCTTTCAACCACTCGGTGCTCGACTCGTCGTATGCGCCTTGGCACGACCTGGTCAACTACCTGAAGATCGATTTCTCGGTGCTGTCTGCCGAGCGTGCGGTGTTGATGCTGCAATGGGCACGGCGCATCTCTGGCGCAACCTTGGTGGCCGACAAGATCGAGTCCAGCGCACAGTTGCAACTGGCGCAAGAGAACAAGGCCCATCTGCTGCAAGGCTATGCGGTCAGCCGCCCCGAGCCCATTGCCGCCAGAGTGGTGCTGCCCAGCACCGCCGATGTCGCGGCGCTGGCAGAGGCGCTGAGCAACCAGGCCGATACGCCAGCCCTCGTCGAGCTGCTGCAGCACCGCCCGGCGTTGATGTTCAATCTGCTGCGCATGGCGCAATCACAATCGCTGGAGGCGCGCAGGCCCTTCCTGTCCTTGCAGGAGCTGGTAGAGGCCTACCCGGCCGAGCACCTCAAGGCTTGGGAGACCATGCTGCAGGCCGTGGCTGCCAAGATTCCGCAACTGCCCCAGATCCAGCAATGCGAGAAAGCCTATCCCCGGCTGAGCGCCGCACTGGCGGCCAAGGCGCAGGTGCAATGGCCGGATGTGCCTGCGGTCCAGTTGCATCTGGTCGCCGCCGCTTTGCTGCTGGGCCATATCCTGGGCTTGACGGTCGACCAATCCGCCAGCCAACTGCTGCCTGGCAGCCTGGCCCACACTGTGCACCTGCTGGCCGCCGAATGGCAGTCCATGCTGCCCGTGCTGGCCTGA
- a CDS encoding gamma carbonic anhydrase family protein, whose translation MAKYELDGVQPLVADSAWIADTAQVIGRVEMAANSSVWFGAILRGDNDPIRIGEGSNIQDGSVLHTDKGKPLEIGKHVTIGHNVILHGCTVGDESLIGMGAIVLNGAKIGRHCLVGAGAVVTENKEFPDGSLIVGSPAKVVRTLTEEQIEGLRRSAQGYMANARRFKAGLRKLPD comes from the coding sequence ATGGCCAAGTATGAACTCGATGGTGTGCAACCCCTGGTCGCGGACTCGGCCTGGATTGCCGATACGGCCCAGGTGATCGGCCGGGTAGAGATGGCAGCAAACAGCAGCGTCTGGTTTGGTGCCATCTTGCGCGGTGACAACGACCCTATCCGCATCGGTGAGGGTAGCAACATACAAGACGGCAGCGTGCTGCACACCGACAAGGGCAAGCCTCTGGAGATCGGCAAGCATGTGACCATCGGGCACAACGTGATCCTGCATGGCTGTACGGTGGGCGACGAGTCGCTGATCGGCATGGGTGCCATTGTGCTCAACGGTGCCAAGATTGGGCGCCATTGCCTGGTGGGCGCCGGTGCGGTGGTGACCGAGAACAAGGAATTTCCCGACGGCAGCCTGATTGTGGGCAGCCCCGCCAAGGTGGTGCGCACGCTGACCGAGGAGCAGATCGAAGGACTGCGGCGCAGCGCGCAAGGCTATATGGCCAATGCCCGCCGTTTTAAGGCAGGTCTGCGAAAATTGCCGGATTGA